One window of Catharus ustulatus isolate bCatUst1 chromosome 3, bCatUst1.pri.v2, whole genome shotgun sequence genomic DNA carries:
- the SLC5A6 gene encoding sodium-dependent multivitamin transporter: protein MEFTAIDYSIFALLLVLSSAIGLFYALTGDRQRTVQEFLLANRDMGCLPVALSLLASFQSAVAILGAPAEIFRFGTEYWFLGCSYFLGLLIPAHIFIPIFYRLRITSAYEYLELRFNKTVRVFGTVTFIFQMVIYMGVVLYAPALALNAVTGFDLWSAVLTMGLVCTLYTTLGGLKAVIWTDVFQTLVMLAGQVAVIVVGAWRVGGMARVWRVAEQEGKISGIDLDPNPLERHTFWSLAVGGIFMMLSLYGVNQAQVQRYLSARSEREAKLSCYAVFPCQQIVLCLSCLTGLVMFVYDREHPLAPTQRPSSYDQLVLYFVMDVLKDLPGLPGLFVACLFSGALSTISSAFNSLATVTMEDLVRPHLPGLSESRATLLSKLLALGYGLLCLGMAYVSSMLGPVLQAAISIFGMVGGPLLGLFCLGMFFPCANPTGAIVGLLAGLAMAFWIGIGSFVYNSAAAKGTANSTALPPVGNLSTVLATTLLPSTSAPPGPTGLQRFYSLSYMWYSAHNSTTVILVGVLVSLLTGPTPAAALDPRTISPVVPRLLCCLPPKIRQWLCCGGADPAQAPAHANSTEKSKGVPNGVAHPGPDRQEEEEEEQGYIRNSGAPICSVQETSF, encoded by the exons ATGGAGTTCACGGCCATCGACTACAGCATCTTCgcgctgctgctggtgctgtcctCGGCCATCGGGCTGTTCTACGCGCTCACCGGTGACCGGCAGCGCACGGTGCAGGAGTTCCTGCTAGCCAACCGTGACATGGGCTGCCTGCCCGTCGCGCTGTCGCTGCTGGCCTCCTTCCAGTCAGCTGTAGCCATCCTGGGTGCGCCAGCTGAGATCTTCCGCTTCGGCACCGAGTACTGGTTCCTCGGCTGCTCCTatttcctggggctgctcatCCCGGCGCACATCTTCATCCCCATCTTCTACCGCCTGCGCATCACCAGCGCCTATGAG TACCTGGAGCTGCGCTTCAACAAGACAGTGCGAGTGTTCGGCACTGTCACCTTCATCTTCCAGAtg GTTATCTACATGGGAGTGGTGCTCTACGCACCCGCGCTGGCCCTCAACGCAG TGACGGGATTTGACCTCTGGAGCGCGGTGCTGACCATGGGGCTGGTGTGCACGCTCTACACCACGCTG ggtgggctGAAGGCTGTCATCTGGACAGACGTGTTCCAGACGCTGGTGATGCTGGCGGGGCAGGTTGCCGTCATCGTGGTGGGCGCATGGCGGGTGGGGGGCATGGCCCGAGTCTGGCGTGTGGCTGAGCAGGAGGGCAAGATCTCCGGCATTGA CCTGGATCCCAACCCCCTGGAGCGTCACACCTTCTGGTCGCTGGCTGTGGGTGGGATCTTCATGATGCTGTCGCTGTACGGGGTGAACCAGGCGCAGGTGCAGCGCTACCTCAGCGCCCGCAGCGAGCGGGAGGCCAAGct CTCCTGCTACGCCGTGTTCCCCTGCCAGCAGATTGtgctctgcctcagctgccTCACCGGCCTCGTCATGTTCGTCTACGACCGGGAGCACCCGCTGGCGCCCACCCAGCGCCCTTCCTCCTATGACCAG CTGGTGCTGTACTTCGTGATGGACGTGCTGAAGGACctgccggggctgcccgggctCTTTGTCGCCTGCCTCTTCAGCGGTGCCCTCAG caccaTCTCCTCAGCCTTCAACTCGCTGGCCACGGTGACCATGGAGGACCTGGTGCGGCCGCACTTGCCTGGGCTGTCGGAGTCGCGGGCCACGCTGCTCTCCAAGCTGCTGG ctctcgGCTatgggctgctgtgcctggggatgGCGTACGTGTCCTCCATGCTGGGACCTGTGCTGCAG GCAGCCATCAGCATCTTCGGCATGGTGGGGGGGCCGCTCCTGGGGCTCTTCTGCCTGGGCATGTTCTTCCCGTGCGCCAACCCCACA GGAGCCATCGTGGGGCTGCTGGCCGGGCTGGCCATGGCCTTCTGGATAGGCATCGGCAGCTTCGTGTATAACTCAGCGGCGGCCAAGGGCACAGCCAACAGCACCGCGCTCCCCCCTGTGGGCAACCTCAGCACCGTCCTGGCTACcaccctgctgcccagcacatcagcacccccagg ccccacggggCTGCAGCGCTTCTACAGCCTGTCCTACATGTGGTACAGCGCCCACAACTCCACCACCGTCATCCTGGTGGGCGTCCTGGTCAGCCTGCTCACCG GCCCCACGCCGGCAGCAGCGCTGGACCCCCGCACCATCTCCCCCGTGGTGCCAcggctgctctgctgcctgccccccaaaatccggcagtggctctgctgtgggggAGCCgaccctgcccag gcCCCTGCCCATGCgaacagcacagagaagagcAAGGGGGTGCCCAATGGCGTGGCCCACCCTGGCCCCGAccggcaggaggaggaggaggaagaacagGGGTACATCCGCAATTCTGGTGCCCCCATCTGCTCCGTGCAGGAAACCTCTTTCTGA